The Akkermansia sp. N21116 genome includes a region encoding these proteins:
- a CDS encoding autotransporter outer membrane beta-barrel domain-containing protein, translating to MNYTPALHLLEAHHDGLPSLKGNDAFSYPFGNEPACSSGMPSHSRRSARTILCGLALSLAASGMVVSAHAEDITSPLVVDGAGNYSSPITAYGYTQPIGTISSTISATSSAHYAYGISASSAISIDTITSSASISASVSGNYAYAIATTSGGISIRDSIAGAITASVNNETTGASAYGYGIYAKSGDIALGGIQASGKIIVATPQPEKAGRLYGISTENGSIGITGSIDGTVKVLGHGTTVYGLWAKTGDITLDSIGSTGNIDVTGNFSSYGMYAKTGLTIKNAIAGNISVTSETGNVAYALTALSNDSTIRSNLVIGSIASTSNISVQTGGFEACALSASYGFLVLGDITVGDMPGIITVNKLGNMDGHIHVQSKSEDISKRLSAVGLAAQWGIITGDFGAGSSLTVESAGADAFAFFTGKDGGSMAVNTIATLEIGSVNGNISTSAVSGISGAIYSESSVTMGNLGINGSITASSSDKAAAYAIYSHGRLTTGKLDGTIRATTGGDYSFAIMGLGITTEIGEHAQISATGAEGSDKVYALFSGCYQQNFASSGQIIDAASRQLNIYNLADILTLHAGAQIDGIVELGGSGDGQDAINLLGGTTDSKGVFDYDIRTTINMAENRGDTVSYVRMAVGADHTPAHWEITGQRDLVNELNIGVGSSLTSSDLSFLRDGASITNQGTINSTGTIHVSDGQTFTTGNLILSGSILTPVSTGLSSSITVTADAGAGLGTTIANTGDTTWYINAEQIFDGQKALFSQLINGFNPDDYTLSYLLSGKILAGTDKPVEIPDGSNVQIGEGSTIIVDSIKGDASLTLSGGTADLSQSNMTSVTSSQVSGESGNLIMGNGQEMVWNAAGTAGYSISGSDSSTPAGKLTVKANNGTVKATGSYIVQEAVIDQSTLELDGKDAMLGTQGGTVTVGSESPAGLVLRDATVQGALTVHEGSQLKGSGTFTDSVTLSQAGLYVGNSPGYQDYRNGLSVDGGSVTFFIDGTTRATTSNKGTSTYSAMDIQGSLVWNAPEVVLELGSNLLTADSTDIRLNLIDASGASSVTGTDTPVFSKLDGATDILKEYSLSWIGNQLIMTGTIDRQTAESIKVAEASTLANALWSSTRSVSNFSHTASSQASLPHQGRGNVWVAGLGDFTSMSKNGSGFDYNGGGYAVGGDYSFAKAWTTGLAVGQTFGSNKADNGLGKIDQDAMMVALYGSYLKEVNARNTWGIQASFAYGSVENKADTTVIGSPAHAKWDDNVFQFALQATWEIKINDKHSLTPFAGIDFVHGAQDDFTQNYGTGRISYKDGSMQNWSVPVGITWKARYGLGNGQCLLPFATVAYVGDVSRNNPSVKLDSYGDTIKADGIHPGRNALKAGAGVNWVITPEWSIGAAYDLEYRSGMLNQGCNASVHYTF from the coding sequence ATGAATTATACTCCAGCGCTTCACTTGCTTGAAGCTCATCATGACGGGTTACCTTCCCTGAAAGGTAACGACGCATTTTCGTACCCATTCGGGAACGAACCGGCCTGCTCCTCCGGAATGCCCAGTCATTCCCGCCGCAGTGCCAGAACTATCCTCTGCGGACTAGCCCTGTCCCTTGCCGCTTCCGGCATGGTCGTGTCTGCCCATGCAGAAGATATCACCTCCCCGCTAGTAGTTGATGGAGCAGGAAATTATTCCTCTCCAATAACAGCTTACGGGTATACCCAACCCATCGGTACGATCAGTTCGACCATTTCGGCAACATCGTCCGCACATTATGCCTATGGGATCAGTGCCTCCAGTGCCATCAGTATTGATACCATCACGTCCAGTGCATCGATCAGTGCTTCAGTATCCGGGAACTACGCTTATGCCATCGCTACAACCTCGGGCGGGATCTCCATCCGGGATTCTATAGCCGGAGCCATCACCGCAAGCGTCAACAACGAAACTACCGGTGCCTCCGCGTACGGCTATGGAATTTACGCCAAATCCGGAGATATCGCCCTGGGAGGCATCCAGGCTAGCGGGAAAATCATCGTTGCCACCCCCCAACCGGAAAAGGCGGGCCGCCTCTACGGTATCTCCACCGAAAACGGCAGCATAGGTATTACCGGCTCCATCGACGGTACCGTCAAAGTGCTGGGCCATGGCACGACAGTTTACGGGCTGTGGGCTAAAACGGGAGATATCACCCTCGATTCCATCGGAAGTACGGGCAACATTGACGTCACGGGCAATTTCTCCTCATACGGCATGTATGCCAAAACCGGTTTAACTATCAAGAATGCCATTGCAGGAAATATCTCCGTCACATCGGAAACCGGCAATGTTGCCTATGCCTTGACGGCATTGAGCAATGACTCGACCATCCGCAGTAATCTTGTCATCGGATCCATCGCATCGACATCCAACATTTCCGTACAAACCGGGGGGTTTGAAGCCTGCGCTCTAAGCGCTTCCTATGGTTTCCTGGTCTTGGGGGACATCACCGTTGGCGATATGCCCGGTATCATCACCGTCAACAAACTGGGCAATATGGACGGCCATATTCATGTACAGTCCAAGAGCGAAGATATATCCAAGCGCCTTTCCGCCGTTGGTCTTGCCGCTCAATGGGGTATTATCACCGGAGACTTCGGGGCAGGCTCCAGTCTGACCGTTGAAAGTGCGGGAGCGGATGCTTTTGCCTTCTTCACGGGTAAAGACGGCGGCTCCATGGCTGTCAATACTATCGCGACACTGGAAATTGGATCCGTCAATGGCAACATTTCTACATCGGCAGTCTCCGGCATCTCCGGAGCCATATATTCCGAAAGCAGCGTCACCATGGGAAATCTCGGAATCAACGGTTCCATCACGGCTTCCTCCTCGGACAAAGCCGCCGCATATGCCATATATTCCCATGGGCGCCTTACAACTGGGAAACTTGACGGGACCATCCGGGCTACAACAGGAGGGGATTATTCTTTCGCAATTATGGGGCTTGGTATTACCACGGAAATTGGCGAACATGCCCAAATCTCCGCCACGGGAGCAGAGGGCTCCGACAAAGTTTATGCCTTGTTCAGCGGTTGTTACCAGCAAAATTTCGCTTCATCGGGCCAGATAATCGACGCAGCCAGCAGACAACTGAACATCTACAACCTGGCGGATATCCTGACACTCCACGCCGGTGCCCAAATTGACGGCATTGTCGAACTGGGAGGATCCGGCGACGGCCAGGATGCCATCAATCTCCTAGGAGGCACGACCGATTCCAAGGGTGTTTTCGACTACGACATCCGAACAACTATCAACATGGCTGAAAATCGTGGCGATACCGTTTCCTATGTTCGAATGGCTGTAGGAGCGGATCATACCCCCGCCCACTGGGAAATCACCGGACAAAGAGACTTGGTCAATGAACTGAACATTGGAGTCGGTTCCTCGCTGACCTCCTCCGATCTATCATTCCTGCGCGACGGAGCAAGTATCACCAACCAAGGAACCATCAACAGTACGGGAACAATCCACGTATCTGACGGACAAACATTTACAACAGGCAACCTGATCCTTTCCGGCAGTATCCTGACTCCCGTTTCCACCGGACTAAGCAGCAGCATCACCGTCACAGCCGATGCCGGAGCCGGATTGGGCACCACCATCGCAAATACGGGTGATACTACATGGTATATCAACGCCGAGCAGATTTTCGACGGTCAAAAAGCCTTGTTCTCCCAGCTGATCAATGGGTTCAACCCAGACGATTACACGCTTTCCTACCTGCTTTCCGGCAAAATCCTCGCCGGTACCGACAAGCCGGTGGAAATTCCCGACGGCTCCAATGTCCAAATCGGAGAAGGATCTACGATCATCGTCGATTCGATCAAGGGAGATGCCTCCCTGACTCTCTCGGGCGGGACGGCGGATTTGTCCCAGTCAAACATGACGAGCGTGACCTCCAGCCAGGTTAGCGGCGAAAGCGGCAACCTCATCATGGGCAATGGACAGGAAATGGTCTGGAATGCCGCCGGAACGGCCGGCTACAGCATCTCCGGCTCCGATAGTTCCACTCCTGCCGGTAAATTGACCGTTAAGGCCAATAACGGTACGGTCAAGGCAACAGGCAGCTACATCGTTCAAGAAGCCGTCATCGACCAGTCTACGCTGGAACTGGACGGAAAGGATGCCATGTTGGGTACCCAGGGAGGCACCGTAACCGTAGGCAGCGAATCCCCGGCCGGACTCGTCCTGCGCGATGCCACCGTACAAGGGGCATTGACTGTCCACGAAGGCAGCCAGCTGAAAGGCAGCGGGACGTTCACCGACAGTGTCACCCTGTCGCAAGCCGGACTCTATGTCGGCAACAGCCCCGGTTACCAGGACTACCGGAACGGACTGTCCGTCGATGGAGGTTCCGTGACGTTCTTCATCGACGGCACGACACGCGCTACGACTAGCAACAAAGGAACCAGTACCTACTCCGCCATGGACATTCAGGGCAGTCTTGTCTGGAATGCACCGGAAGTCGTCCTTGAGCTGGGCAGTAACCTGCTAACGGCTGACAGCACGGACATCCGCCTCAATCTGATCGATGCCTCGGGAGCTTCCTCCGTCACGGGAACAGACACTCCCGTTTTTTCGAAGCTTGACGGAGCAACGGACATTCTCAAGGAATACTCCCTCTCATGGATCGGCAATCAGCTGATCATGACGGGAACCATTGACCGCCAAACGGCCGAATCCATCAAGGTAGCCGAGGCAAGCACCCTGGCCAACGCTTTATGGAGCAGCACCCGGAGCGTCTCCAACTTCTCACATACCGCCTCTTCCCAGGCCAGCCTCCCCCATCAGGGACGCGGCAATGTCTGGGTCGCCGGACTGGGTGACTTCACCAGCATGTCCAAGAATGGCAGCGGGTTCGATTACAATGGAGGCGGCTATGCCGTCGGTGGAGATTATTCCTTCGCCAAGGCATGGACTACCGGATTGGCCGTCGGCCAGACATTCGGTTCCAACAAGGCCGACAATGGGCTTGGGAAGATCGACCAGGACGCCATGATGGTCGCCCTTTACGGAAGCTATCTCAAAGAAGTCAACGCCCGGAATACTTGGGGCATCCAGGCTTCCTTTGCCTACGGATCCGTCGAGAACAAGGCGGATACCACTGTCATCGGCTCTCCGGCCCATGCCAAATGGGACGACAACGTCTTCCAGTTCGCTCTTCAAGCAACCTGGGAAATCAAGATCAACGACAAGCATAGCCTGACTCCGTTCGCGGGAATCGACTTCGTCCATGGAGCACAGGACGACTTCACCCAAAACTACGGCACAGGCCGTATCAGCTACAAAGACGGTTCCATGCAAAACTGGAGCGTCCCCGTCGGCATTACCTGGAAAGCCCGCTATGGTCTTGGCAACGGACAGTGCCTCCTGCCCTTTGCAACCGTAGCCTATGTCGGAGACGTATCCCGCAACAATCCTTCCGTCAAGCTGGATTCCTATGGTGATACGATCAAGGCCGACGGTATCCATCCCGGACGCAATGCCCTCAAAGCAGGAGCCGGTGTAAACTGGGTCATCACCCCGGAATGGTCCATAGGAGCAGCCTATGACCTGGAATACCGTTCCGGCATGCTTAACCAGGGTTGTAACGCCTCCGTGCACTACACATTCTGA
- a CDS encoding DUF2851 family protein produces MDVSGSWPGDSGVGSLAFSYAEWTHASCVREYRLDRTDLPPEIQIQILWLEGLLGREFTDDSGRKVAVLDPGSWNRNAGPDFLGARIAFDGDVVRGDVELDATPEDWEEHRHGCNPAFDRVVLHVSCLPPAHGWFTRNSRHTRVPLAVIPERILVEAAALPASDVFVPPCGACSPLFQTMSTSQVERVMLAAAAYRMERKRKAWRILAGAVGEEQALFELLAETLGYHANKAAMKHLVRRAPLKEIRGNSEAFLFGTAGFLVPVLPESCSDEARLYHKKLWDCWWMNRERLELAPERAVRWVLSGIRPANHPQRRVAALAVLASRLDELHALCSMKCVRSLQEFLAGIRHPYWSFHTTLPSNRRTSPLSLIGKDRSLDFVINHVLPMDDTPEAWNLYLQIPAGQTSSRVEKAAMRLLGKRDDSGQWLRKAWMHQALLQLDADFCGKSPCEKCPLPSQVPEWL; encoded by the coding sequence ATGGACGTATCCGGATCATGGCCCGGAGATTCCGGTGTCGGAAGTCTTGCCTTTTCCTATGCGGAATGGACACATGCGTCTTGTGTCCGGGAATACCGGCTTGATCGGACAGATCTTCCTCCGGAAATTCAAATTCAGATTCTTTGGCTGGAGGGATTGCTGGGACGGGAGTTTACCGATGATTCCGGTCGCAAGGTTGCTGTGCTGGATCCGGGGAGTTGGAACAGGAATGCCGGTCCGGACTTTTTAGGAGCCCGTATTGCTTTCGATGGCGATGTCGTCCGGGGAGATGTGGAATTGGATGCCACCCCCGAGGACTGGGAGGAACACCGCCATGGCTGCAATCCGGCGTTTGACCGGGTTGTACTCCATGTTTCCTGCCTTCCGCCGGCACATGGATGGTTTACACGTAATTCCCGGCACACCCGGGTGCCTCTGGCGGTCATTCCGGAGAGGATCCTGGTCGAAGCGGCGGCATTGCCGGCTTCGGATGTTTTCGTACCTCCGTGCGGTGCGTGTTCTCCTTTGTTTCAAACAATGTCGACAAGCCAGGTGGAGCGTGTGATGCTGGCTGCGGCTGCTTACCGCATGGAACGCAAGAGGAAGGCTTGGCGCATATTGGCCGGAGCGGTGGGAGAGGAACAGGCTCTTTTCGAACTTCTGGCGGAAACGCTTGGCTACCATGCCAACAAGGCTGCCATGAAACATTTGGTGCGGAGGGCTCCTCTGAAGGAAATCAGGGGTAATTCCGAGGCTTTTTTATTTGGAACGGCTGGTTTCCTGGTGCCTGTCCTCCCGGAATCGTGTTCTGACGAAGCGAGGCTTTACCACAAGAAACTCTGGGATTGCTGGTGGATGAACAGGGAGCGCCTGGAACTGGCCCCGGAACGGGCCGTGAGATGGGTTTTGTCGGGAATTCGTCCCGCCAACCATCCCCAAAGGCGTGTGGCGGCTTTAGCCGTGCTCGCCTCCCGGCTGGATGAGTTGCATGCGTTGTGCTCCATGAAATGTGTTCGGAGTTTGCAGGAATTCCTGGCGGGTATACGGCATCCTTATTGGAGTTTCCATACGACGCTGCCGTCCAATCGCCGGACATCCCCTCTTTCCTTGATCGGGAAGGATCGCTCTCTGGACTTTGTCATCAATCATGTTCTGCCCATGGACGATACTCCGGAAGCTTGGAATCTTTATCTGCAAATTCCTGCCGGGCAGACGAGTTCACGAGTTGAAAAAGCGGCTATGCGCCTGTTGGGAAAACGGGACGACTCCGGGCAATGGCTTCGCAAAGCCTGGATGCACCAGGCCCTATTGCAACTTGATGCGGATTTTTGTGGTAAATCCCCATGTGAAAAATGCCCGCTCCCGTCACAAGTCCCGGAATGGTTGTGA
- a CDS encoding STAS domain-containing protein, whose translation MNTDSSILFGHIDDFLWIRCSGRGSFANSPLVKDIAEPFINDGGRFVIIDLEVCVGVDSTFMGTLAGIARRLIPLGGSVQIASPTDRARAALEGLGLDALLDIEPPSAPWRGHLDQIRNHLQPAVLGDAPLRGVEQTRHVLDSHLTLSELSEDNAAKFKMVTECLRKELDKHSDES comes from the coding sequence GTGAATACAGATTCCTCCATACTATTCGGTCACATTGACGACTTCCTCTGGATTCGATGCTCGGGCCGCGGCTCCTTTGCCAACAGTCCGCTGGTCAAGGACATTGCTGAACCTTTTATTAACGACGGCGGCAGATTTGTGATCATTGACCTGGAAGTCTGCGTTGGCGTTGATTCTACATTTATGGGGACATTAGCCGGCATTGCACGGCGCTTGATTCCATTGGGCGGCAGTGTGCAGATCGCCTCCCCTACGGATCGTGCCCGTGCGGCTCTGGAAGGCCTTGGCCTGGATGCCCTGCTGGATATAGAGCCTCCCTCCGCTCCCTGGCGCGGCCATTTGGATCAGATCCGCAATCATCTTCAACCAGCCGTTTTGGGAGACGCTCCCCTGCGCGGCGTGGAGCAAACGAGGCACGTTTTAGATTCTCATTTGACGCTGAGTGAATTGAGTGAAGATAATGCCGCCAAGTTTAAAATGGTAACGGAATGCCTTCGCAAGGAGCTCGATAAACATTCCGACGAGTCCTGA
- a CDS encoding metal-dependent transcriptional regulator, with the protein MRKKISTLELSNSLEDYLEAIRHIELEKGCATVGDISDALTVTKPSVSLAMKQLKERGLVAYEQYCPITLTREGRKQADRVISCHNMVKEFLMSKMDMEEARADEVACGIEHIMSLEEISRFQFLSRN; encoded by the coding sequence ATGCGCAAAAAAATCTCCACACTGGAACTGAGCAACAGCCTGGAAGACTATCTGGAAGCAATCCGCCACATTGAGCTGGAAAAAGGATGTGCCACGGTAGGAGATATATCCGACGCGTTGACCGTTACAAAACCTTCTGTTTCGCTTGCCATGAAACAACTAAAAGAACGGGGACTGGTGGCATACGAACAATACTGCCCCATCACGCTCACCCGGGAAGGCCGGAAACAAGCCGATCGCGTCATCTCTTGCCACAACATGGTGAAAGAATTTCTTATGAGCAAGATGGACATGGAAGAAGCGCGTGCGGATGAAGTTGCCTGTGGCATTGAGCATATCATGTCTCTGGAAGAAATTTCCCGGTTTCAATTCCTCTCCAGGAATTGA
- a CDS encoding carbohydrate porin, with product MKTSYLIPALMTCSGLCMVGLASAAVSDVAPVVEDLVEGKGSILNDIDLFGDEYGDESTPIPNDALTRALTDLHKSAYEKARLQFVLEQAFLYTRGQHSAPETASSQSWYKLHAQAGLQLISSDRHQGTWIKSELSGSVAMNRHTHRTTLDDSWGASGPANCDVFEDGYFYIPELLLTQGFLDGRLVIMGGIVNQTNYFDANTYANSTFGQFGGAPFVNNQVLPLGDSNFGFVTQYQFNENWFVQIGGNMMDNEPQRNPFHNTRGDCFNVIGEIGWTHEKALGIGTGTYRLQPFMFHADGENHGGVALNLEQDLGDSPFALFARAGWCSAEVGNVCGAEVQASAGVIFKKPLEMMTGLKEADGNFLGVGFSVSKPDGDTLAEEHSAHDREMILECTYSFSITPYCLIQPAFQYVKNPSGRDDVDSASIFSIQCVVTM from the coding sequence ATGAAGACTAGCTACCTGATACCCGCCCTGATGACCTGTTCCGGCCTTTGCATGGTCGGCTTGGCATCGGCAGCCGTTTCCGACGTCGCTCCGGTAGTGGAGGACCTCGTCGAAGGCAAAGGCTCCATTCTGAATGACATTGATTTGTTCGGAGATGAATATGGCGATGAGAGTACACCCATACCCAATGATGCATTGACCAGGGCATTGACGGATTTGCACAAGAGCGCCTACGAGAAGGCTAGGTTGCAATTTGTGCTGGAGCAGGCATTTCTGTATACCCGGGGGCAGCATTCAGCACCGGAAACCGCATCTTCCCAGAGCTGGTATAAGTTGCACGCACAAGCCGGTTTGCAATTGATTTCTTCCGATCGTCACCAGGGCACGTGGATCAAGAGCGAGCTTTCCGGTTCCGTGGCTATGAACCGTCACACGCATCGTACGACTCTTGACGATTCGTGGGGAGCAAGTGGTCCTGCCAATTGCGACGTTTTCGAGGACGGGTATTTTTACATTCCCGAACTTCTTCTCACCCAAGGGTTTCTGGATGGACGTCTCGTCATTATGGGAGGTATTGTCAATCAAACGAATTACTTTGACGCCAATACCTATGCCAACAGTACGTTCGGACAGTTCGGCGGGGCGCCTTTCGTGAATAACCAGGTGCTGCCTTTGGGGGATTCCAATTTCGGTTTTGTGACGCAATACCAGTTTAACGAGAATTGGTTTGTCCAAATTGGCGGCAACATGATGGATAATGAACCGCAACGCAATCCCTTCCACAATACACGGGGCGATTGTTTCAATGTGATTGGTGAAATTGGCTGGACGCATGAGAAGGCCTTAGGCATTGGAACGGGAACCTACCGTTTGCAACCGTTCATGTTCCATGCGGATGGCGAGAATCACGGAGGCGTCGCTTTGAACCTGGAACAGGATCTCGGTGACAGCCCTTTTGCTCTATTTGCTCGTGCCGGATGGTGCAGTGCGGAAGTTGGCAATGTCTGCGGTGCGGAAGTCCAGGCCTCGGCCGGGGTGATTTTCAAGAAGCCGTTGGAGATGATGACGGGGTTGAAGGAAGCCGACGGCAACTTCCTGGGAGTCGGTTTCTCCGTGAGCAAGCCGGATGGCGATACGCTGGCGGAAGAACATTCTGCACATGACCGTGAAATGATTCTGGAATGTACGTATAGTTTCTCTATCACACCCTATTGCCTGATTCAGCCCGCTTTCCAGTATGTGAAGAATCCTTCCGGTCGCGATGATGTGGATTCGGCCAGCATCTTCTCCATCCAATGTGTGGTGACGATGTAA